From Medicago truncatula cultivar Jemalong A17 chromosome 7, MtrunA17r5.0-ANR, whole genome shotgun sequence, a single genomic window includes:
- the LOC112416428 gene encoding clathrin interactor EPSIN 2, with translation MVALTVLEYLVAHGSERVIDEIREHYYQISTLSDFQYIDSSGRDQGNNVRKKSQNLVILVNDKERIVEVRQKAAVNREKEEDRNAYGYGREREMGSRDDDRYNRDGDRYGRDYEERYGRDGYRDDDKGRSRSVDYNYDTRSRSSDRERDFDDDGQHSSR, from the exons ATGGTT GCTTTGACAGTACTTGAGTACTTGGTGGCTCATGGTTCTGAGAGAGTCATAGATGAGATCAGAGAACATTATTATCAAATATCG ACTTTGTCCGACTTTCAATATATTGATTCCAGTGGAAGAGATCAAGGAAACAATGTCAGGAAAAAATCTCAGAATCTCGTTATCCTTGTGAATGATAAAGAAAGAATCGTAGAGGTCAGGCAGAAGGCTGCTGTTAATAGGGAAAA GGAGGAAGATAGAAATGCCTATGGTTAtggaagagaaagagaaatgggCTCAAGAGATGATGATCGGTACAATCGCGATGGAGATCGTTATGGTAGAGATTATGAGGAGCGTTATGGTAGGGATGGTTACAGAGATGATGATAAGGGAAGAAGTCGAAGTGTTGACTACAATTATGATACAAGAAGCAGGAGTTCTGATAGAGAGCGTGATTTCGATGACGATGGCCAACACTCCTCTCGGTAA